CATTAAACTCGGCGGCGATCAGCCATAATTTTCCCGATTGAGTTGAGTTCTTCTTGGCTTAGATGCTCTCGCCCTAATTCAAAAAGCGGTTCTTCAATCGCAATATGTTGATCATAACCAGCCACAAAACGCTTGATTAACTCGCGGTCAATTTGTTGAATTTCTCCATGGAGTAAGGCAACTAATTGGGTGGAAAGTTCGTCCCAATTACGATGTAATTCAATATGCTGTGCTTCAAGTAAATCCACTTCTGTTTGCGCTTCTGGATGTTGCTTAATCAATGCTGGGAAGAAGTCTTTTTCTTCGTCATCGTGGTGTAACGGTGCAGATTGATTGAAGTAGTTCAAAATCTGTTGCACATCATTTTTAACAGCTTGGTTAACGCCATTTTTATCGAGATAGTCAGGCAGTAATTGAAGTTGTCGACAAAAATTT
Above is a genomic segment from Actinobacillus indolicus containing:
- a CDS encoding hemerythrin domain-containing protein, yielding MLNLEPQNFVTWDEPIDMLYACHGKVKNFCRQLQLLPDYLDKNGVNQAVKNDVQQILNYFNQSAPLHHDDEEKDFFPALIKQHPEAQTEVDLLEAQHIELHRNWDELSTQLVALLHGEIQQIDRELIKRFVAGYDQHIAIEEPLFELGREHLSQEELNSIGKIMADRRRV